The following are encoded in a window of Haloarcula halophila genomic DNA:
- the surE gene encoding 5'/3'-nucleotidase SurE translates to MDEDEPAILLTNDDGIDSAGLQALYEGLSAVGDVTVVAPAEDQSAVGRAISHEVEVRDHELGYVVEGTPTDCVVAGLEALLPETDLVIAGCNRGANLGAYVLGRSGTVSAAVEATFFDVPAIAVSMYIPVREDAAFSDIEANGDSYGEAARATTYLADHALGAGVFEQCDYLNVNAPVAEWGPADIEITRPSQLYQMDAVHDGDAVTLHDRIWEHMADGDIPDPEGTDRRAVVDGKVSVSPLTAPHTTEHHEALDALAETYDPEA, encoded by the coding sequence ATGGACGAGGACGAACCGGCGATCCTGTTGACGAACGACGACGGCATCGACAGCGCCGGGCTGCAGGCGTTATACGAGGGGCTCTCGGCGGTCGGCGACGTCACTGTCGTGGCTCCGGCCGAAGACCAGAGCGCCGTCGGCCGAGCGATCTCCCACGAGGTCGAGGTCCGCGACCACGAACTCGGCTACGTCGTCGAGGGGACGCCGACCGACTGTGTCGTGGCAGGGCTGGAGGCACTCCTCCCCGAGACCGACCTGGTGATCGCGGGCTGTAACCGCGGGGCCAACCTCGGGGCGTACGTGCTGGGCCGCTCCGGAACCGTCAGCGCCGCCGTCGAGGCGACGTTCTTCGACGTTCCCGCGATCGCCGTCTCGATGTACATCCCCGTCAGGGAAGACGCCGCCTTCTCCGACATCGAGGCCAACGGCGACAGCTACGGCGAAGCGGCGCGTGCGACCACGTACCTCGCCGATCACGCCCTCGGCGCCGGCGTCTTCGAGCAGTGTGACTACCTCAACGTCAACGCGCCGGTCGCCGAGTGGGGACCCGCGGACATCGAGATCACACGTCCCTCACAGCTCTACCAGATGGACGCCGTCCACGACGGCGACGCGGTGACGCTGCACGACCGGATCTGGGAGCACATGGCCGACGGCGATATCCCCGACCCCGAGGGGACCGACCGGCGTGCCGTCGTCGACGGGAAAGTCAGCGTCTCGCCGCTGACTGCACCACATACCACCGAACATCACGAAGCGCTCGACGCGCTGGCCGAGACCTACGATCCGGAAGCCTGA
- a CDS encoding lysylphosphatidylglycerol synthase transmembrane domain-containing protein, whose amino-acid sequence MATATEGHSIQFRQVAGIVLAVALIALLVFGLDTGAIVDTLASADPALVVLAVATSLAAQLCWSLTTATLLAGTNDSLPRHRVQLGYLSGTFGKQILPLGNVGGTAILAYVISEDLGQRFRDVFAAVTASELVIFAGSLGVAALGLFELVLWPRPGFDGPVVLGGSVAILAVLVVGSALVAYRRGAVGTLVVATAAGVHWALSPFSERVARLVEPARVGTAVESFLTGFEAATADRRRVAVAALFGVAGWLAFGLALYYGLVAVDISLPLGLALFLAPASGVATLLPTPGGLGSSEVGLTAVFTLLTGASLEQAAAGVLLYRLATYWLILTIGGLASVYLSASVWHALE is encoded by the coding sequence ATGGCGACCGCCACCGAAGGCCACTCGATCCAGTTCAGACAGGTGGCCGGTATCGTGCTGGCGGTTGCACTGATCGCACTTCTGGTCTTCGGGCTCGATACCGGTGCTATCGTCGACACCCTCGCCAGTGCCGATCCGGCGCTCGTGGTCCTCGCTGTAGCGACCTCACTCGCCGCCCAGTTGTGCTGGAGTCTGACGACGGCGACGCTGCTGGCGGGGACGAACGACTCGCTTCCCCGCCACCGCGTTCAGTTGGGCTATCTCTCGGGCACCTTCGGCAAACAGATCCTCCCGCTGGGGAACGTCGGCGGAACGGCCATCCTCGCGTACGTCATCTCCGAGGACCTGGGCCAGCGGTTCAGGGACGTCTTCGCGGCGGTCACTGCAAGCGAGTTGGTCATCTTCGCCGGGTCGCTGGGCGTCGCCGCCCTCGGGCTCTTCGAACTGGTCCTGTGGCCCCGTCCGGGGTTCGACGGACCGGTGGTCCTGGGAGGGTCCGTGGCGATACTGGCTGTCCTCGTCGTCGGCAGTGCGCTCGTCGCGTACCGCCGTGGCGCCGTCGGGACGCTCGTCGTCGCCACTGCCGCTGGCGTTCACTGGGCGCTCTCGCCGTTCTCCGAGCGTGTCGCACGGCTCGTCGAGCCAGCGCGAGTCGGGACTGCCGTCGAGTCGTTTCTCACGGGATTCGAAGCGGCGACGGCCGACAGGCGCCGGGTCGCGGTCGCAGCGCTGTTCGGGGTCGCCGGGTGGCTCGCGTTCGGCCTGGCGCTGTACTACGGCCTCGTCGCCGTCGACATCTCGCTCCCGCTCGGACTGGCGCTGTTTCTGGCCCCCGCGAGCGGGGTGGCGACACTCCTCCCGACGCCGGGCGGGCTCGGAAGCTCGGAGGTCGGGCTCACCGCCGTGTTCACGCTGCTGACGGGCGCGTCGCTGGAACAGGCCGCTGCCGGGGTGCTCCTGTATCGCCTGGCGACGTACTGGCTGATCCTGACGATCGGTGGCCTGGCGAGTGTGTACCTCTCGGCGTCGGTCTGGCACGCACTGGAGTAG
- the hisC gene encoding histidinol-phosphate transaminase, with the protein MEPRDLSSHTVYRAGRGIEEVARELGIDPGDLVKLASNENMFGPSPAAVDAIRSSAEGMHSYPKASHADLVARIADHWDCETEQVWLGNGGDGALDCLARAMLDPGQRVLVPNPGFAYYPMSARYHHGTVAEYSLSKADDFAQTAETVLEDYDGERIVYLTSPHNPTGAEFSTDAVREIAEDTDEQTLVVVDEAYGEFSDRPSKRSLLADRDDIAILRTFSKAYGLAGVRIGYAIVPETWADAYARINTPFSASELACRAALAAMDDDEHVRKSVETAAWAREYIYDELAADTWKSAGNFVLAEVGDAEAVTDAAQEQGVILRDCSSFGLPDCVRITCGTREDTRRAVDTLNGIVEVTEA; encoded by the coding sequence ATGGAGCCACGCGATCTCTCGTCGCACACGGTCTATCGGGCGGGCCGGGGTATCGAAGAAGTCGCCCGGGAACTCGGGATCGATCCCGGCGACCTCGTGAAACTCGCCTCCAACGAGAACATGTTCGGGCCGAGCCCGGCAGCAGTCGACGCGATCCGGAGCTCGGCAGAGGGGATGCATTCGTACCCGAAAGCCTCTCACGCCGACCTCGTGGCGAGGATCGCCGATCATTGGGACTGTGAGACCGAGCAGGTCTGGCTCGGGAACGGCGGTGACGGGGCGCTGGACTGTCTCGCCCGGGCGATGCTGGACCCGGGGCAACGTGTGCTGGTCCCCAACCCCGGGTTCGCGTACTACCCGATGAGCGCTCGCTATCATCACGGGACCGTCGCCGAGTATAGTCTCTCGAAGGCCGACGACTTCGCGCAGACGGCCGAGACAGTCCTGGAGGACTACGACGGCGAGCGGATCGTCTACCTCACGAGCCCACACAACCCGACCGGTGCGGAGTTCTCGACCGACGCAGTCCGGGAGATCGCCGAGGACACTGACGAGCAGACACTCGTCGTCGTCGACGAGGCCTACGGCGAGTTCTCCGACCGGCCGAGCAAACGGTCGTTGCTGGCTGACCGCGACGACATCGCGATCCTCAGGACGTTCTCGAAAGCCTACGGCCTCGCCGGTGTCCGGATCGGCTACGCGATCGTTCCCGAGACCTGGGCCGACGCCTACGCCCGGATCAACACGCCCTTCTCGGCGAGTGAACTCGCCTGCCGGGCCGCCCTGGCGGCGATGGACGACGACGAACACGTTCGCAAATCCGTCGAGACGGCCGCGTGGGCCCGGGAGTACATCTACGACGAACTCGCCGCGGACACCTGGAAGAGCGCGGGGAACTTCGTCCTCGCCGAAGTCGGGGACGCCGAGGCTGTCACCGACGCCGCACAGGAACAAGGGGTCATCCTGCGGGATTGCTCCTCGTTTGGCCTCCCCGACTGCGTTCGGATCACCTGTGGGACCCGCGAGGACACGCGCCGGGCCGTCGACACACTCAACGGGATCGTCGAGGTGACAGAGGCGTGA
- a CDS encoding fumarylacetoacetate hydrolase family protein has product MKRVRFRDSGGNVRGGRWTVEDGEPVVTAAAGPYGRIAFGDESYDPDEVDILPPCEPTKVVCIGRNYAEHADEMEEELPDRPMLFLKAPNAIASHGNTLTLPSGKERIDHEAELGVVIGEQCKNVSESGAMDVVAGYTCVNDISNRDDQNREQNWVRGKAFDNACPIGPLVATPEHVPEDATIECRVNGETRQSSSREHLIFSIPELIAEITEYLTLEPGDVIATGTPEGVGPLSDGDTVEIEIEGVGTLEHSVKIP; this is encoded by the coding sequence ATGAAGCGCGTTCGATTCCGTGACTCCGGGGGGAACGTCCGAGGCGGCCGCTGGACCGTCGAGGACGGTGAGCCTGTCGTCACTGCCGCGGCCGGCCCCTACGGCCGCATCGCCTTCGGGGACGAGAGCTACGACCCCGACGAGGTGGATATCCTCCCTCCCTGCGAGCCCACGAAAGTCGTCTGTATCGGCCGTAACTACGCTGAGCATGCCGACGAGATGGAAGAGGAGCTGCCCGACCGGCCGATGTTGTTCCTGAAAGCTCCCAACGCCATCGCCTCTCACGGCAACACGCTCACGCTGCCCTCGGGCAAGGAACGGATCGATCACGAGGCGGAACTGGGCGTCGTCATCGGCGAACAGTGCAAGAACGTCTCCGAGTCCGGCGCGATGGACGTGGTCGCGGGCTACACCTGCGTCAACGACATCTCGAACCGCGACGATCAGAACCGCGAACAGAACTGGGTCCGCGGGAAGGCCTTCGACAACGCCTGTCCGATCGGTCCCCTGGTCGCGACGCCGGAACACGTCCCCGAGGACGCGACCATCGAGTGTCGGGTCAACGGCGAGACCCGCCAGTCCTCCTCCCGTGAACACCTCATCTTCTCTATCCCGGAACTCATCGCGGAGATCACCGAGTACCTGACCCTGGAACCGGGTGACGTAATCGCCACCGGAACGCCCGAAGGCGTCGGCCCGCTCTCGGACGGCGACACCGTCGAGATCGAGATCGAGGGCGTCGGCACGCTCGAACACTCGGTCAAGATCCCGTAA
- a CDS encoding transporter, with protein sequence MSIVDAAIFGTHLVFAGLWSGSVLFTVYAVLPVAMDGDARVRALEPVVGKLKIVSRTSALILLLTGGHMAATRYTAASLTGSGRGHLVLTMVALWFLLAGLVEVGASKLSDGFEQKKVGEPAREARPFLLGAAVVAVLLLLDAGAILGLYY encoded by the coding sequence ATGAGCATCGTCGATGCCGCGATCTTCGGAACCCACCTCGTGTTCGCGGGGCTCTGGTCGGGGAGTGTCCTGTTTACTGTTTACGCCGTGTTACCGGTCGCGATGGACGGCGACGCCCGGGTACGGGCACTCGAACCCGTCGTGGGGAAACTCAAGATCGTCTCGCGGACGAGCGCGCTAATACTGTTGTTGACCGGCGGTCACATGGCCGCGACCCGATACACGGCGGCGTCACTGACCGGGAGCGGTCGGGGACATCTCGTCCTGACGATGGTCGCGCTGTGGTTCCTGCTGGCCGGCCTCGTCGAGGTCGGCGCGTCGAAACTCTCCGACGGGTTCGAACAGAAGAAGGTCGGAGAACCGGCCCGCGAGGCCCGGCCGTTCCTGCTCGGGGCCGCCGTCGTCGCTGTCCTCCTGTTGCTCGACGCCGGCGCCATCCTCGGGCTGTACTACTAG
- a CDS encoding adenylate kinase family protein: MRVAVTGTPGTGKTTATERLDTDLDVVHLNDVVTSEGFSTGVDEERGSLVADLDAVADWLDGHEDVVFESHLAHHFDADRVVVLRAHPETVADRLRSRGDEEAKAAENAESEALDVILSEAVDRHGTDAVYEVVTTDSDPDEVAAAIESVIEGEREPSAGTVSYVDWL; encoded by the coding sequence GTGAGAGTCGCTGTGACCGGGACACCGGGGACGGGCAAGACGACGGCGACCGAGCGACTCGACACCGATCTCGACGTAGTCCATCTCAACGACGTCGTCACCTCCGAGGGGTTCTCGACCGGCGTCGACGAGGAACGCGGGAGTCTCGTCGCCGACCTCGACGCGGTGGCCGACTGGCTCGACGGTCACGAGGACGTCGTCTTCGAGTCTCACCTGGCACACCACTTCGACGCCGACCGTGTGGTCGTCCTCCGAGCCCACCCCGAGACCGTCGCGGACCGGCTGCGCAGCCGCGGCGACGAGGAGGCCAAGGCCGCCGAGAATGCCGAGTCGGAGGCCCTGGACGTGATCCTCTCGGAAGCCGTCGACCGTCATGGGACCGATGCCGTCTACGAGGTCGTCACGACCGACAGCGACCCCGACGAGGTGGCGGCGGCCATCGAGTCCGTGATCGAGGGCGAGCGCGAACCGAGTGCGGGAACCGTCTCGTACGTCGACTGGCTATGA
- a CDS encoding prephenate dehydrogenase/arogenate dehydrogenase family protein, whose translation MNVLVVGAGAMGRWVAGTLRDHADATVAFTDTDPSAADAAAGAVGGRAVETDTDERFDVVCLAVPMPVARVAIEEYAPLATEAVVDVTGSMREPVEAMRAAAPDVERMSLHPLFAPDNAPGNVAVVRDAGGPTVQRLREALSAAGNALFETTVEEHDTAMETVQAAAHTAVLAFALAAEDVPESFHTPISAGLADLVEAVTGGDPRVYADIQRAFDGAGGVADAARRLADADPEEFARIYEEL comes from the coding sequence ATGAACGTTCTCGTCGTCGGCGCGGGCGCGATGGGGCGGTGGGTCGCCGGGACGCTCCGGGATCACGCCGACGCGACGGTCGCCTTCACCGACACCGATCCGAGCGCTGCCGACGCCGCTGCCGGGGCCGTCGGCGGCCGCGCCGTCGAGACCGACACCGACGAGCGCTTCGACGTGGTCTGTCTGGCCGTCCCGATGCCGGTCGCACGGGTCGCCATCGAGGAGTACGCGCCCCTGGCGACCGAGGCTGTCGTCGACGTGACCGGGAGCATGCGGGAACCGGTCGAGGCCATGCGGGCGGCCGCGCCCGACGTCGAACGGATGAGCCTCCACCCGCTTTTCGCCCCGGACAACGCCCCCGGAAACGTCGCCGTCGTGAGAGACGCCGGGGGACCGACCGTTCAGCGGCTCAGGGAGGCGCTATCGGCGGCCGGGAACGCGCTCTTCGAGACGACCGTCGAGGAGCACGACACCGCGATGGAGACCGTCCAGGCCGCTGCCCACACTGCCGTCCTGGCGTTCGCGCTGGCCGCCGAGGACGTCCCCGAGTCGTTCCACACGCCGATATCGGCCGGGTTGGCCGACCTCGTCGAAGCCGTCACCGGCGGTGACCCCCGCGTCTACGCCGACATCCAGCGGGCCTTCGACGGCGCTGGCGGGGTGGCCGACGCCGCCCGCCGTCTGGCCGACGCCGACCCCGAGGAGTTCGCCCGCATCTACGAGGAGCTATGA
- a CDS encoding DMT family transporter, with the protein MRFRNALLFVALAVAWGSAFTAIKAGLDYFPPVLFAAFRYDLAGLLMLGYAVYATDRWRPRTRPEWTLVGIGGLFMIAAYHAFLFVGELGVTSAVAAIVVSLSPVLTTAFARVFLPEERLTALGVVGLLVGFVGVAVLSNPEQGALVTSRTVSLFLVFLAATAFALGSVLTRRVDADLPIETMEAWSMLLGAGIMHGASVAIGESFAAVRWEPRGIVALGYLVVVASALGFLVYFDLLERLGPIEINLVSYAAPIVAAITGVLFLPEELTAATVAGFALIFAGFVLLKREAISAELIGTGRPTEGDH; encoded by the coding sequence ATGCGCTTCAGGAACGCACTACTGTTCGTCGCGTTAGCTGTCGCCTGGGGGAGCGCGTTCACCGCGATCAAAGCCGGCCTGGACTACTTCCCGCCGGTCCTCTTTGCCGCGTTCCGGTACGACCTCGCTGGGCTCCTGATGCTCGGCTACGCCGTCTACGCCACCGACCGCTGGCGACCCCGGACCCGGCCGGAGTGGACGCTGGTCGGGATCGGCGGGCTGTTCATGATCGCCGCCTACCACGCGTTCCTCTTTGTCGGCGAGTTGGGCGTCACCAGCGCCGTCGCCGCGATCGTCGTGAGTCTCTCGCCGGTCCTGACGACCGCCTTCGCTCGTGTGTTCCTCCCCGAGGAGCGCCTCACCGCACTGGGTGTTGTCGGCCTGCTCGTCGGCTTCGTCGGCGTCGCCGTGTTGAGCAACCCCGAGCAGGGTGCGCTCGTCACGAGCCGAACCGTCTCGCTGTTTCTCGTCTTCCTGGCTGCGACCGCGTTCGCCCTCGGAAGTGTCCTCACCCGCCGCGTCGACGCCGATCTCCCGATCGAGACGATGGAGGCGTGGTCGATGCTGCTGGGCGCTGGCATCATGCACGGTGCGAGCGTCGCCATCGGGGAGTCGTTCGCGGCGGTCCGCTGGGAGCCACGTGGGATCGTCGCCCTCGGATATCTCGTCGTCGTCGCGAGCGCGCTGGGCTTTCTGGTCTACTTCGATCTGCTGGAGCGGCTCGGCCCCATCGAGATCAACCTGGTCTCCTACGCCGCGCCTATCGTCGCCGCGATCACCGGCGTCCTGTTCCTGCCCGAAGAGTTGACTGCGGCGACCGTCGCCGGCTTCGCGCTCATCTTCGCGGGGTTCGTCCTGCTGAAACGCGAGGCGATCAGCGCGGAACTGATCGGGACTGGACGGCCCACAGAGGGGGACCACTGA
- a CDS encoding HVO_0649 family zinc finger protein, producing the protein MATNRKGGASPLARIQSRYEGTRKKCPECGFVDEAGNWESRTNGGKIVYRHTCPSCDAEREHTFSILG; encoded by the coding sequence ATGGCAACAAACCGCAAGGGCGGTGCGTCGCCGCTGGCACGCATCCAGAGCCGCTACGAGGGAACGAGAAAGAAGTGTCCGGAGTGTGGCTTCGTCGACGAGGCCGGCAACTGGGAGAGCCGGACCAACGGCGGGAAGATCGTCTACCGCCACACCTGCCCGAGTTGTGACGCCGAGCGCGAACACACGTTCTCGATCCTCGGGTAG
- a CDS encoding small ribosomal subunit Rsm22 family protein translates to MNADTRRQIRENAQYLRSVRPLDPEEIHEYVEDRPHPAVVRQVLREEAFDLAIVEREDGTFVPAPEEPLSVPFHGVDSFPTPYARAVEDLLVEEFGPDWHRGDSGDRLREPIRDTKERYLQGASVEYDRLTALGYAIYHLPDYYATAQYLLADLARDGLLPSRLRMLDVGAGVGGPALGLLDLLPEDGLLDYHAVEPSAAADVLEHLLESAPPHVETTIHREQAEQFDPEGPFDLILFGNVLSELDDPEATVRRYLGVLEDDGTMLAIAPADRTTATDLRQTERAVADDGPATVYAPTVRLWPHQRPKGDCWSFDRKPDIDVPDLQRRLDDAGGGTGEFVNTDVQYAYSVLRTDGRTRIEMTPDRGVHAPMADAEEFVTDRVNLLAIKLSPDLSEGGNPLFLIGDGSEATDHFAVRTDASMLNADLVEADYGDLLSIQNGLVLWNDDEAAYNVVVDGETVVDRAR, encoded by the coding sequence ATGAACGCCGACACACGCCGACAGATCCGCGAGAACGCCCAGTACCTCCGGAGCGTCCGTCCGCTCGACCCCGAGGAGATCCACGAGTACGTCGAGGACCGCCCCCATCCCGCGGTGGTCCGGCAAGTACTCCGGGAGGAAGCGTTCGACCTCGCCATCGTCGAGCGCGAGGACGGGACATTCGTGCCGGCCCCGGAGGAACCGCTGTCGGTCCCGTTCCACGGCGTCGACTCGTTCCCGACGCCGTACGCCCGCGCCGTCGAGGACCTGCTCGTCGAGGAGTTCGGCCCTGACTGGCACCGCGGGGACAGCGGCGACCGACTCCGCGAGCCCATCCGGGACACCAAGGAGCGGTACCTCCAGGGCGCGTCAGTCGAGTACGACCGGCTCACCGCGCTGGGGTACGCGATCTACCACCTCCCGGACTACTACGCGACCGCCCAGTACCTGCTGGCCGATCTCGCTCGTGACGGCCTGCTCCCGTCCAGACTCCGGATGCTGGACGTCGGTGCCGGCGTCGGCGGCCCGGCGCTTGGCCTGCTCGATCTCCTGCCCGAGGACGGACTGCTCGACTACCACGCCGTCGAACCGAGCGCGGCAGCGGACGTACTGGAGCACCTCTTGGAGAGCGCGCCGCCACACGTCGAAACGACGATCCACCGGGAGCAGGCGGAACAGTTCGACCCCGAAGGACCGTTCGACCTGATCCTCTTCGGGAACGTCCTCAGCGAACTCGACGATCCGGAAGCGACTGTCCGCCGGTATCTCGGCGTTCTGGAGGACGACGGGACGATGCTGGCGATCGCTCCGGCCGACCGCACCACCGCGACCGACCTCCGGCAGACGGAACGGGCCGTCGCAGACGACGGTCCCGCGACCGTCTACGCCCCGACGGTCCGGCTCTGGCCACACCAGCGTCCGAAGGGAGACTGTTGGTCGTTCGACCGCAAGCCCGACATCGACGTTCCGGACCTCCAGCGCCGTCTGGACGACGCCGGCGGCGGGACGGGAGAGTTCGTCAACACCGACGTCCAGTACGCCTACAGCGTCCTCCGGACTGACGGGCGGACCCGCATCGAGATGACCCCAGACCGCGGAGTCCACGCACCGATGGCCGACGCCGAGGAGTTCGTCACCGACCGGGTGAACCTCCTGGCGATCAAGTTGAGTCCGGACCTCTCGGAGGGAGGGAATCCGCTGTTCCTGATCGGCGACGGTAGCGAGGCCACCGACCACTTCGCGGTCCGGACCGACGCCTCGATGCTCAACGCCGACCTGGTCGAAGCCGACTACGGGGACCTCCTCTCGATCCAGAACGGGCTGGTCCTCTGGAACGACGACGAGGCGGCCTACAACGTCGTCGTCGACGGCGAGACGGTCGTCGACCGGGCGCGCTGA
- a CDS encoding GMC family oxidoreductase, protein MEQREPSDRADVCVVGAGPAGALVASRLASEGHDVVVLEAGPRFDFDSRQERMERAIRPGDGRDVWEMGGERDAYSANGERHYPLNISRVKGVGGSTLHWQGMVMRLHPTDFEGGHDTDDPAWPISYDDLRPYYAEAEQAMGVAGDADNPFAPSRETPYPMPGFPPSYSDSLFADACESLGIATHSVPNARNSETYDGRSQCVGYGTCQPVCPSGAKYDASVHARDAEAAGARIVDRAPVQRLETDGEGGVTAAVYATPDGTEHRQPAREFVLAAGGVEIPRLLLLSQSEQHPDGLANSSGVVGQYFMEHLYAGADGVLDQETRQNHVGFITSESHQFYDDPGQAVERADTGETVVESADESLSPIKLEFLNYAGPSPVEMALGGESWGDELLADLRAAYGTHIAMGGLVGQPPRKENRVTLDTSQTDDHGNPVPDIQWSLGPRVERSLRRANEIQRAILTELGAEIGGTIGPDATGPAYHHMGTTRMGTDPAESVVTPTLRTHDLANLSIASSSVFVTAGSLNPTLTIGALALKCADHVDERL, encoded by the coding sequence ATGGAGCAGCGCGAGCCGTCAGACCGCGCGGACGTCTGTGTCGTCGGCGCCGGCCCCGCGGGTGCACTCGTCGCCAGTCGACTCGCTAGCGAGGGCCACGACGTGGTCGTCCTGGAAGCTGGCCCCCGCTTCGACTTCGACTCCCGCCAGGAGCGGATGGAACGGGCTATCAGACCGGGCGACGGCCGGGATGTCTGGGAGATGGGGGGCGAGCGAGACGCCTACAGCGCCAACGGCGAGCGACACTACCCGCTCAACATCTCCCGCGTGAAAGGCGTCGGCGGGTCGACGTTACACTGGCAGGGGATGGTGATGCGGCTCCACCCGACGGATTTCGAGGGGGGCCACGACACCGACGACCCGGCCTGGCCGATCAGTTACGACGACCTCCGGCCTTACTACGCCGAAGCCGAGCAAGCGATGGGCGTCGCCGGCGACGCCGACAACCCCTTCGCGCCGTCCCGGGAGACCCCCTATCCGATGCCGGGGTTCCCGCCCTCCTACAGCGACTCGCTGTTCGCCGACGCCTGCGAGTCGCTCGGGATCGCCACCCACTCGGTGCCGAACGCACGCAACTCGGAGACCTACGACGGTCGGAGCCAGTGTGTGGGCTACGGGACCTGTCAGCCGGTCTGTCCCTCCGGTGCGAAGTACGACGCCAGCGTCCACGCCCGGGACGCCGAGGCGGCCGGCGCACGGATCGTCGATCGTGCCCCCGTCCAGCGTCTGGAGACCGACGGCGAGGGCGGAGTCACCGCCGCCGTCTACGCGACACCGGACGGGACCGAACACCGACAGCCCGCCCGGGAGTTCGTCCTGGCGGCCGGCGGCGTCGAGATCCCCCGGCTGTTGCTGTTGTCACAGTCCGAGCAGCATCCCGACGGCCTCGCTAACTCCTCGGGGGTGGTAGGCCAGTACTTCATGGAACACCTCTACGCCGGGGCCGACGGCGTCTTAGACCAGGAGACCCGCCAGAACCACGTCGGGTTCATCACGAGCGAGAGCCACCAGTTCTACGACGACCCCGGCCAGGCCGTCGAGCGTGCCGACACCGGTGAGACGGTCGTCGAGTCGGCCGACGAGTCGCTCTCGCCGATCAAACTGGAGTTCCTGAACTACGCCGGCCCCTCCCCGGTCGAGATGGCCCTCGGCGGCGAGTCCTGGGGTGACGAACTGCTCGCCGATCTCCGGGCAGCCTACGGAACGCACATCGCAATGGGCGGACTCGTCGGACAGCCACCCAGGAAGGAGAACCGCGTGACGCTGGACACCTCACAGACCGACGACCACGGCAACCCGGTCCCCGACATCCAGTGGTCACTCGGTCCCCGGGTCGAGCGCTCGCTCAGGCGGGCCAACGAGATCCAGCGGGCGATCCTGACGGAACTCGGCGCGGAGATCGGCGGCACCATCGGGCCGGACGCGACCGGTCCCGCCTACCACCACATGGGGACCACCCGGATGGGGACCGATCCCGCCGAGAGCGTCGTCACGCCGACGCTGCGGACCCACGATCTGGCGAACCTCTCGATCGCCTCCTCGTCGGTGTTCGTGACTGCGGGATCGCTGAACCCGACGCTCACGATCGGTGCGCTGGCGCTGAAATGTGCCGACCACGTCGACGAGCGTCTCTAG
- a CDS encoding NAD-dependent epimerase/dehydratase family protein: MDVLVTGAHGTVGTAITDHLGDDDRYTFTLLDIEDVPSPHETVVADIREYDEIRPHFEGQDAVVHLALIPGTGGPDSRALTWNTAQAENLEALHNVYEAAIDAGLDSILFASSNHAVGMVEAKNAPEVYHDRGIVAGHEEPHRPDSPYGLTKSYGEDLGRLAAEAHGIRVYGLRLGTIRNPEYDHPYGDAEYGVDEGRWERGSDAYEKWVARMKGLWQSRRDLAQMVACCLDDDSVEWDHFYGVSGNERRWLDDLDHARETIGYEPRDDGEQWDGPPE, translated from the coding sequence ATGGACGTTCTCGTTACTGGCGCACACGGAACCGTCGGGACGGCGATCACCGACCATCTCGGTGACGACGATCGGTACACGTTCACTCTTCTAGATATCGAGGACGTGCCCAGCCCCCACGAGACGGTCGTGGCCGACATCCGGGAGTACGACGAGATCCGCCCCCACTTCGAGGGGCAGGACGCTGTCGTCCATCTGGCGTTGATTCCGGGCACGGGCGGCCCCGATTCCCGAGCGCTGACCTGGAACACGGCACAGGCCGAGAACCTCGAAGCGCTCCACAACGTCTACGAGGCGGCGATCGACGCCGGCTTGGACAGCATCCTCTTCGCCTCCTCGAACCACGCCGTCGGGATGGTCGAGGCCAAGAACGCTCCCGAGGTCTACCACGACCGTGGCATCGTCGCCGGCCACGAGGAACCACACCGGCCCGATTCCCCGTACGGGCTCACGAAGAGCTACGGGGAGGATCTCGGTCGTCTCGCCGCCGAAGCCCACGGGATCAGGGTCTACGGTCTCCGTCTCGGGACGATCCGGAACCCGGAGTACGACCATCCCTACGGCGACGCCGAATACGGCGTCGACGAGGGTCGCTGGGAACGGGGAAGTGATGCCTACGAGAAGTGGGTCGCACGCATGAAGGGGCTCTGGCAGTCCCGGCGCGATCTGGCACAGATGGTCGCGTGTTGCCTCGACGACGACTCCGTCGAGTGGGACCACTTCTACGGCGTCAGTGGCAACGAGCGGCGGTGGCTCGACGATCTCGACCACGCCCGGGAGACGATCGGGTACGAACCACGGGACGACGGCGAGCAGTGGGACGGACCGCCCGAGTGA